A segment of the Carya illinoinensis cultivar Pawnee chromosome 1, C.illinoinensisPawnee_v1, whole genome shotgun sequence genome:
TGATGTTTTAGTTGCCAGCCAATTCATCAACAATACCATCATCTTATTgacaatcaataaataaatatgaaaactaCTCTCAAGTTTTAAATTCAAGATTCTAAAGTTCTCTACCTTAAGTTTGATAGgatgttaaaaataatataaaatcaataatttgatttaatattatcttgatttgattttcataattatcaaatcattttgatttaatattatattaatttaatttttataatatttagaatatttatCTGATCTTATTTCAatctaattttcttataattagaaatgtatatattatattcagtaacaattcaaaaaataaaaatgtaaccttcaaaatctttttttctctcttttcttcgttttttttatattatattttattatctatAGCATGCTATTTGACAGAGAGAGCGCTTTTAATGATTTCttcgtattttttatattaatattttattatctatCAGCATGCTAtctgagagagatagagctttTAATGATTCATACTCGTTTTTCTCGTACCTAATCACGAGGGACTCGAGGTAAGGGCCATTTTGCAGGTACACAGTGGACCCAAGTGGCCGCTTTCATTGGGTTTTGGACACACTCATCATACActgaccatttttttttttttttctcagcatCATACACTTACCAttagttgtaataattagtccACCCACATAATTATGAACCCTTAATggggtgtatatatatatatatggactagttgttataatataatataaatatcaaagttgactatttttattaattaaattttttggtATAAACGTTTATTATTTAACATATAAGTATTAAAATAAGGATAATTCTTAATTAGTGAACCGATAGttgaccaatttttttttttcttagtgattaagtaagtgaatatttttaagttttttataataaaaaattatttaaagatactaaaaaaatgaataaatgaaaagctaaaaaaataaaaatatttgaaatgcaCTAATCGGTTGAATTTGTAGGTAGTGTCCAAGTTGCTACTAAGAAAGAGTATGAACCCACGTATAAATTAAGAGAATGTTGAAATATAATtcacataattaattaattcatatcttttttataatttaaacttttggaTGGAATGTTCTCAATTTCAACTCGTAAGTCGCACCGTATCATATTTAGTAATCCGAAGAGAGTACGTACATTTTTTTATCATGTGGGTTTTTTTgccgtatatatatatctatctatcaTGGAGCTAGCATCTGCTGAGTTGGAGGAAGGAGTAGGACTTATCCAATCGGGACCCCTTTTTTTTCAGTGGCAATTAGATTCGCGTCCAATACAAGAAATTAAGGGATAACAGAGAAAGCCAAGTACTGAAGGGAGAAGATTTCAAGGAAAATGTTGTTCAAAAGTCACACACAGAAGATCAAGATGAAACCCCAACAATATTTAACAGCCATGGTAAAACTTGAATAGGACATCCATCTTGATAAACGAcgtactgatatatatatatatatataacttcatATATATAGAACTTGTTCACGTACGTACGCGGGTAGGTTACATGCATATAgtagtgtttatatatatatatatatataattgcagCCTTTTGATTGGAAATAAAACTGagtataaaaacaaaagaattttcctttaggTCCCCTGAAGCTTGATATGCTAGCTATGGCCGGGTTTGATTGCTATCAACTGAAAATACGTCTAAGTACTTATTCGAAAGGATAAACtgatatgcatgcatgccagaACTAGTACTGCAGCCTGCTGGTGATCTCAAACAGCAATTGATATTTGAGCAGTGCCGCACGAGTTCCGTCCGATCGAGGAgagtaattttaaaaagaaaaagaaaagagtgatTCGGGAGATACTATGGACCATTTTCGGTGGGTTTAGGATTTCTCTTAATATTTAACAATTTTCTATCAATTTTTAGGAAATCTCTCTATCGTCGTAAAAAAatattccatttattttttgtttaaaaaaagaaagaaattcccGGTCCGGTTGTcgtcaaaaagaataaaaacttcttatttataaaaaatgaacttGCTTTTCTAAAGCAATGGACCATAAAAATTACACTCCATCGTCGATGTGATTCATCAAGAGTTGTGATCcatattattcatatttttttaatttctgagTGGTAAGTTCATATATGTACAAATTCACTACAAAACAATTGTTCAATTGTAATCCATCATTTCTTGTGAAAATGACTATATTctatcaaaatgaatattttaatcttaaatagtcattttcatcGCATGTAATTTATAACAggtaatttttcttgtagtaagaATTATTCAAAAGATAAACTCCTGATCTCCCGGGTTTCGCTTAATTTGTTGTATAGCTTTCTACGTATGTATACCGTGATACTGATGATGATCAGCCTCATGTCCTAATTATTCCTTTATTAATTAAGCACGAAGTGCACGGCATTACAACTATGTATAAAAAGAAGTACTACTTCATCTTAATTACGATGATcagaagaaaatacaaattagaAATAGAACTGCGCCAAAAGGATTGTCTGTAAGGTAGTATTCATGCAACTCCTCGTGGAAAATCTACCAATATTATTCTTGAAAGCTATATATAGATGGATCATATATGCCATCTCTAGAAAGAACTTTATCAAAATAAAAGGcttgtttgctttttttttttaggatatAACTTTTCGTCACCATTAATTACTATCGAATCTCACTGCTTGTACACAATTACTGGTCAtatggtaaaaaaaaatatatgtattaatatatgtgtgtatatatatatgtcgtgtgtatacacatatatatttatatatactctAGATCTATTGTATCATTTGTATGGCCCAGAAAAGAATATATCCCTCCTTCTATGTTTATCCAAGTGTCACATGTCGCCAggatagcatatatatatatatatatatgtcatgaatcCAAGTGCCTCATCCATAACCTGCCCAATTCGGAGGCCAAGGGCCAGTTTGTAGCTAGGGTACTTACTTTACCGTACGGATCTCTCGTACTTATACGTCATCTTCTAAATCTCATGAATAATCACAAGCATACATCAGGCATGCATGATGTGAAGAAACTAATACCTGCACCATCATTCAGATTGATCAAGGTTCGatcgatatttatatatatatatatatgagagtaTCCATGATCAAGATTTCTACTTTGCCGGATGATCAGAGATCATGTAAGTTAATTGCACACATACACGCATACGCATGCATGATGCACTTTCATGCAACATGCAAGACACATGAGGGATCGGGACATGAAAAGAACATATATAGATACGAGATCGATATATGCATCGAGAAATTAGGATAAGGTCcatagaagaaaaagagatcAGAAGTTGGGGTGGTGGCCCGATCAGGTGGGGAAAGAATGTCAAGCTACTTTTAGCGCATGAAGATAAAGAAGATTAACGCAAGGACGGATCCTGGCATCACATATATTATGGTTTTAGGTTGGTGAAGTATGACGTACAAATTGCTCTTGGATTAATATTCCActcaagaaagagagagaaagggaaagggaaaaggCCCAAGGAAccatattttatattctttgcCTTTATCACTTTTTAGATACGAAACAGAAAGAATACAACTCCATCCAAAATCTAAAagcagaaagaagaaaaaattctcTTATACTTGGGTCATTTAATTCGATCATGGAACAGAATATATACATCACCAGTGAAGAGATATGATCCATCGATCTATTCAGTTACCTTGTgttataatcattttatttattctcgATGAATTGCGATTCTCGCCTCATCTCGTGGTGCATGTATGCATCCTATCTcctatagttatatataatacGGTTTCGGATGCCAATTCACATGTCATCATCGCTATTTGTTAATCCATGATCATCAGCATTTAACACGTAAATGAATCTGGGATCTTTGGTAATTTTGCTTACTACTCTATCTTGGAAACGAGAGTAACGTGCATTAATAACCAATAATCATGTATATACTGATTAACATGTGAAATGTGGAATATTGTACGCATCTCTCAAGCTTCTGAGTTAAGTAAAAGTTGATGTGATCGTCGTACGTCTaggctttatatatataaacatgcaAGAGAACCATAACTTCTCTTTAATTGTAGAAGGTTTTGCAAATTTGATTAGACAGTTTGAACCACGAATCATGTTCATGATTTGAAACAAAATGTGTTTtatatattgagaagaatatatatatgtgtgtgtgtatgtacaAGTGTTATCTTGCAGAAGTATATGTTCTCCTagatcttattatatatatatatatgcggaATGCTCGATCGATGGTAATAAATTATTGCTAATTGCACCCACaagcatttatataaatattagaaatTTGTCGATTATCCATGCAAGCACACAAGCATATTAGCCCCAAAATAACCAACTAGATgaaattaacttcatttttcttggaaaaaatAGTGTGACAAACCCTAACGGCCCGCCTGTCATAAGTAGTACAATATGGTAATAGACCtttaaagtatatattttaaagactAATTGTTTTCTTAGATaacatattaatttaaagaagAATTATACTCAATGCAGGGccttttattatatatctatctaATGGCTCAAGCCCCGAGGTTGTTTCTGTTTCCCCACTTTCTTTATCTCCTTTAATTTGACAGAGATCGATGGCCTGGTGCTACGTACATAGACATCATCTAGAGCTTAACATCAAAACTTTACGTGGAATTTTCATGTGCTCAGAGCCATGCACCAGATAGCTAGCTGGTTTATTCGGTGATGCAACTATTCGTGCGCGACTACATCGATCTTTCACCCTCTCATCCCACGCAATcgttatttataatataaagttGACATTCCCCACCCACACATAGTAATCGAGGGCAGGCAtgcaacattatatatataatttaccaaaaaaaaaaacactagtgAAGTACCGTACGTtccataataatatttttcctaGTGATCTATGCACTTTCGGCAGCGTTTGGCTTATCTCTATAGGTCGAAGATTCTTGGAACAACTAGGAGAGATTGTTAGCAGCAAGCCACACAAGTCTCTATCAAGGGTACTGATCACTGATTTGGACCCAGCTAAAatccaaattatatatatatatatatctcaggGAACCTTCACCTTTTCATTCTGATGATCTCTTTCGTACGTGCATACTTCGGATTAAGTAAATAAActttatacatataataatCGATCCACGTACCCAACTTTTGCTTCCCCTAGACGTTATATAAAAGGGCCTTCAGAGCTAATTCATGATAATTTCCATCACAAACGTAGCTGCCTTCTAAAGTATTAGATCTCCTATCAATCTTCATAGCTTGCATTTGCCATATTTTCCATCACAACCCACGATCGCTAATTACCTCTAgctattttaaagtttattcgTCTTCGGAAAGTACTACAAGCTGCTAGCTCATACGTACATTTATACTTCTCTTTAGCacagctagagagagagagagagaaaagcttCTTCAATTGTGAGTTAGCAGGACCATCAATAATATCAATGGATTGCATTGTTAAAATTGCATCGCAAAAAGCAGTGGTGATCTTCAGCAAGAGCTCGTGCTGCATGTGCCATGCAATTAAAAGGCTGTTTTACGAGCAAGGAGTGAGCCCGGCAATTTTCGAACTTGATGAGGACTCGAGAGGGAAGGAAATGGAGTGGGCACTCACGCGGCTAGGATGCAACCCCTCAGTTCCGGCAGTGTTCATTGGGGGTAAATTCGTGGGCTCTGCTAACACTGTCATGACACTTCATCTCAATGGCAATCTAAAGAAAATGCTCAAAGAAGCCGGAGCTATTTGGCTCTGATTAACATGAATATTACAGATCATTTGCCTAGCTCGATCTATCTAGCTAGCTAACCCTCGGCCCTAGACGTTCTATGTTTTTGAATAAGGTTAACTcagctctcttttttttccctcttaatTGAGCCTTTCCACCACTTTTTGTGTAACTTTTTTGTTTCtacctataactaataatatctgGCGGCTCCAGTAGGAACAATTAATGTCATGCAGATTATGTggcaaataattatatatatagagtactcTCATGTGTACGTACGTAGTTCCTTACTTaaaatctctaaattttaataGCACACTACTACTTTAAAATTGGCCGGCCGGCAGTACTACTTGTACTATATTTAATTACTACTACTTGTATCAAGAATGGCTTTTGTTTCCTTTCGAAACTTCATCGAATTTCACATTTTCATTCCCTTAATTACATGCTCTCGTTCATGATCAAGCACATGCAGGAtcaaaggcatatatatatgtatatatattaagcaACTATTTTCTTGTTAGTGTTGTGGGGATCTTGGGGAGGGGGTTTCATAGGGATGATGACCTCGCACAATATTTATGATCATACGATATTCCAATAACACGATCCCttgtttattaattactaatcTAGAAATATTGCTCTCgagaatataattaatttggATCAATTTAAgaagtactactatatatatattactaattaattaaagctcctattttaaaaatatataataaattgccctatatagatatatatgatCAATCCACCATCTTCCTTGTTACTAAACAAAGTGCATGATTCCTTGCACGAATATTTCGTCCTTCTAAGCTAGAGTACTATATATACTTGTTTTAGTTATCTGTCTCTGATGCATCACAATAACTTGTCCTTAGCTTTTGAGACAAGCATCTCGAATTTATATGCTACCCTAACTAATGAAGcttttctcttgcttctctctctctctctctctctctctctctctctctctctctctctctctctcttctcaaatGCATGGACCTTTTCTGATCTCTGGTAAACACTGTTTTTATTGGAAAATCAGAAACCTCATTTGGAAACCATACTACTTCAAATGATCTATTGCATAGAGCTTTTTAACACCATGATATGCATGCAGGCCTATATGCTCTCCCGCGAGATCCCTTACTCATCATGATTATCTGTTACGTGCACCTGGCtaaggctagctagctagttgaaATAACAAAGTATTAAGCCCCATTTAGATAATAaatgttttcatctcatctcatcattacaatttttttaaatttctacataaaatataataaacaaataaacatttttaaattttaaaataataatagtaatattaaaaagtaatattttaacaatattttattcaattttcatctcaactgattattttatctaaactcactatccaaacgacaCCTTAATGTTGGTTGCGAATTAAAGATTTCAGTTTCTAATTTTGACTACACATGAAGGGTTACTTTAATTAGCTAGGTTACTATACAACTCGTTGCAATTGTTAAACAACTCGCTTGAAATAAAAGTCTAATAACTGTTCAGCAACGAGATTTTAGCTTTGCAAAATTTTCGTTGCAAATGATGCATTATTagcaataaaaaagtattcatTGCAAAAAATCATCTGTTGTGGTGTGCAGCTTATAGTCTTATCATCAAAGAATATTTCTACTTGTAAATTGTTGTACGTAGATGCCTTAACATAACATGATTTGATTTATACGATTTCCAGACCATACATGTTCTGTCCAATTTTTCTGTAGGAGAGGTTTGGTATCACGTACGCGTCCATGActtcaaagcaaaataaaatgtGGGGTACAATGGGCGGGGGTATCCCTATCCGCACAAGTTCTAGACTTGCCAACTTGAATGGAATGATCAATCGAATGATTTTTTGGAAAAAGGACAAAAAtataagccattgatcaagtcCTGAATTGATAAATTAGAGTACTGTAAAGTCAATTCGGAGATGATGATCTATTGGGGGTTGGATCAATTTATCTAATGAGAAAACCAAGCATAAGCTAAATGTTGGATGGCAAGATCAAACTCACTCTAACCTGTAGAtggtgttaaaaatataatataaataattaaatttaccttttcattcagtttaaacttttgaagAAAGTATTGATTTTACACGACATCATAATAGAAATTCTGAGTTCGACTCGGCGAAATTTGAAGTACCGTTAGTTTTAAGCATATTATTAGGACCAAATTGAGTCTTCAAATTTCACCCAaagctcttttttcttttctcttctttttctctaaGCCAGAAAGCTCTCtttcatatataaatcaaattgaTGAGAGCGTAGAGAAGAAGATCGATAACGAAACACGGAAGCTATCAACCACCATTTGAGAATTTTTCCACTTTTCGAGTATATATCAATAAAAGCAGAACTTTTAACTTTTGGGGTATATATCCACTCTCCCCATCCATCGGCTGACCTCACCCATAATAGccacaaaatattaattaggttctcccggagagagagagagagagagagagagagagagagagagagagagagagagagctttgaTTAAAATGCCAGGGCCATGCAGGGACATGATATCGATCGTTGaagccaaaaaagaaaaaagaaagaaaccgaGAAAAATACATAAATGTTCGTCAGGGATATATATCGTTTACTCACAACAGCTAGCGCGTCTTGAAGGAATACATACTTCTCGTTCATATATGCATGTACTTTGATAGACCTCAATGACCAACGGTCCAACACTACTCGAATTCAATTTACGATCTGCAATATTATTGATGGATTATATAGTTATACCTATTATATATGgattaatgattatatatatggccaagctgagatatatatatatatatatatttatatgcatgCCATTGGAAAGCCAGAAAGAGCTAGCAGATCGAAAAGAATAAAagacagaaagaaagaaagaaagaaaaggaaggaaaggTAGAACACGGTGGTGGCAAGCAAATATTCACTTAATTTGTCCATAGTCGAGTACGTGATCGATGGAATTGGAATTGATTCCACTTTATCTAACAATAGAGAAAGCCACTATGCCGATCCTTCCACGCGATCTCACGCATTCATGTGTCACCATACTTCCAAAACTTTAATCTAATTCTGTTCTGGAGGCACTAATTCGGATCGAAAACCAGCTTGTGCATGGCATATTAATGTATGCAGCTCTTGTAAGTgggtatatatgtatgtatatatgcatgttcATGATGACGAGGGGCCGGGTCTGCTTTCGGACTACAAATTTGGAGACTTTCCCTTTTTATCGAGTTTTAAACGATGGGAAAGTTTATGTACTGTTCGTGCACTTTTGCATGAATCTCACGCGCGCGcgcatacatatataaaacgatatttacagttttagatTTAATAATGGACcttacttatttttaaataaaatacaaagaatTTGCATACAGGGTtagatttggatagtgagaaatgttgtgaatggtattgaaaaagtaatgaaaaataataataaaatattacataatagtgaaaagtaataaacagtaataaaaaatagataaaaaataataataaagcaaTAAATAGTAATGTAGTATgctgaaaatatatgaaatattttcattacCTAAATACAGTaaactgtatctaatattattcatatatgtCTATTAGGACAGACATCTGTCACGAGTTTGTTAAATCTACAAGCAATTATACGTACGACCTAATTTGAACTTACTTCTTTGTCAATTTCCTGAAGCTAACAATATACACGCAAGATGATCAGGGTGTTCTTAAAGCAagcttaaattaatataaacaaCCAATTGCATAGATAtcaggtttttattttttatatatatttttttaaatagagtgaAAGAGAATTTATCTCGACTTATCTGGACTTTGTGGCCTCGTTTGCTAGCATTTAGGATGGTCATGCTGATCCAGCAATTTATGTCGGGGACCTTAGGCTCAAGTAACTGGGCTTTACCCCAAGTATGTAGATATCGATCACTGTAGCACTTCCAAATATGCACATATCACAAGCACGCATGTTTAACGGCATCACTGCTCcgaaatttgaaaaagagttttgatatatataaatacattcacgtgttaatttatatattaatactgattcatttaaatttaaaatttaaattaatattatttttaataaaatttattttttgactaatcacattatattaatgtatagattagtacacaattatgtttgtaactatatttttctttcgagaaataatatttataattatatattatataaatatagtatattttttaaaaaaaattaaataaatatatgatttatatgaaaattatatttttaataatagatcttaaCTTATATAActcataattatatctaatattattttaaaaattatatacactatttaattttcagataattgttaaaataaaaaataaaaaactctctTTTGGGAGAAAAATAGATGATAACCAATCAAACGGTACCGATTGATGAATGTGGATCGACAACAATCCACGTGTCACCCTTTCAAAATAGAAAGTTTAATAATCCCTAGATGTTTGGGCCTTTGGGGAGTACTGCTTTTAAGGTGTTTGATGATCTATAGGCTATCCCAACCTATCATCTTCTTGGGACGGCCTGAATCGTATGTTCAAAGTTAATTGGTCAACAGTCAGTTACCTTGCTCAGAAAGCCACGCGGTTGGCAATGATT
Coding sequences within it:
- the LOC122302800 gene encoding monothiol glutaredoxin-S10-like, with the protein product MDCIVKIASQKAVVIFSKSSCCMCHAIKRLFYEQGVSPAIFELDEDSRGKEMEWALTRLGCNPSVPAVFIGGKFVGSANTVMTLHLNGNLKKMLKEAGAIWL